A single region of the Microcella sp. genome encodes:
- a CDS encoding HAD-IIA family hydrolase produces MLGKARATPLTGRDALLLDLDGVVYTGPGAIEHAVESINRAARSMRVGYITNNASRTDEQVAEHLRELGLDVSANDVVTSPQAAVRVLATLVAPGARILVVGGDGIVTELEAAGFSVTRSADDAPDAVVQGFAPHVGWEQLAEASFALHTGIPWVATNTDWTIPVARGIAPGNGTLVSAVHLAVGRLPVFAGKPEAAIFEVATERFAAQNPLVVGDRLDTDIMGGKRAGHATALVLTGIDRAKQVLAAPPTMQPDYILGDLRELFEPYPAVASEVDADGVRTVTVGKSVVRMKQHVVRVARAGNDELDLLRAGAAAIYASGLQIYGLDVDEQLMHLAVVS; encoded by the coding sequence ATGCTCGGTAAGGCGCGCGCGACTCCGCTCACCGGTCGAGACGCCCTCCTGCTCGACCTCGATGGCGTCGTCTACACCGGCCCTGGTGCGATCGAGCACGCCGTCGAGAGCATCAACCGCGCAGCTCGGTCGATGCGCGTGGGGTACATCACGAACAACGCCTCGCGCACCGACGAGCAGGTCGCCGAGCACTTGCGCGAGCTCGGGCTCGATGTCTCCGCGAACGATGTGGTGACGAGCCCGCAAGCAGCGGTGCGCGTGCTCGCCACGCTCGTGGCACCGGGTGCGCGCATCCTCGTCGTCGGTGGCGACGGCATCGTCACCGAACTCGAAGCCGCAGGGTTCTCGGTCACCCGCTCGGCCGATGACGCTCCAGACGCCGTCGTGCAGGGTTTCGCCCCCCACGTCGGGTGGGAGCAACTGGCAGAGGCGTCGTTCGCGCTGCACACCGGTATTCCGTGGGTGGCGACGAACACCGACTGGACCATTCCGGTGGCGCGCGGCATCGCGCCGGGCAACGGCACGCTCGTGTCGGCCGTGCACTTGGCGGTGGGGCGGCTGCCGGTCTTCGCCGGCAAGCCCGAAGCGGCGATCTTCGAGGTCGCGACCGAGCGCTTCGCGGCCCAGAACCCGCTCGTCGTGGGCGACCGCCTCGACACCGACATCATGGGCGGCAAGCGCGCGGGGCACGCGACGGCTCTCGTGCTCACCGGCATCGACCGCGCCAAGCAGGTGCTCGCGGCGCCCCCCACGATGCAGCCCGACTACATTCTCGGCGATCTGCGCGAGCTCTTCGAGCCGTACCCGGCGGTGGCGAGCGAGGTCGACGCCGACGGTGTGCGCACCGTGACCGTGGGCAAGTCTGTCGTGCGCATGAAGCAGCACGTCGTGCGCGTCGCACGCGCGGGCAACGATGAGCTCGACCTGCTGCGCGCGGGGGCCGCCGCCATCTACGCCTCGGGCCTGCAGATCTACGGGCTCGACGTCGACGAGCAGCTCATGCACCTCGCGGTAGTCTCGTGA